Part of the Flavobacterium okayamense genome, CATATTGGAAGGATAGTCGCATAAAATTACTGTTTTAGTTTTGCTAAAATAAATAAAATTAAAATAAAGGCTAAATATTAAAAGCTTATTCTTCTTTTTTAATACTTAAAGCACCACTGGGACATTTTGCTACTTGGTCTATTAATTCTTGTGAAGTTGCATGTTCTGGTTTTACCCAAGGTTTTTCTTTTGGGTTATACACTTTAGGTAATGTTTTTACACACATGCCGCTATGTGTACATTTTTCGGGTTTCCAAATAATATTAACTTCTCCGTTTGTATATTCTTTGTGTTCCATACTGTGTTGTTTTAAATAAAGTTACAAAAAAAAGTGAAGCTAACTGCTTCACTTATATTTTATTCAACTGTTACTAGACCATTATATTCAATAACAACTTGAGCTATATCAGTATATTTATATTCTCCATTTTTTATTTTTTGGACAATTGTGGGGTTATCGGCAAAATATTTAGAAGCACGCTTTTTAAATAAACTATTTCTGTTAACACTTTTACCATCATTAAACGCAACAGCTGTGGCATAATCTTCATTATCTCTTTTGCAATAAAAATTTATTCCTCCAGAACTAAACCCTTGCATATTATAAACGGGCCTAAATTTACCATTACCCCAAGTATAAGTATAAAGTTTTACTTTGCCTATTGGTATTGCGGCTTGCATTAGTTCGGTTTTGTCACTAGACTTATCAATTCTAACATTATAATAATCTATAATAGCTCCATTATAACCTTTAAAGGTAATTTTTTCGACATCTTTTTTAGAAACTTTTTCAGTTTTATCTCCAATGGTTATTTTAAATTCTTTTTCATTTGATAAAATAGGAAAGCTTACTTTTCCATTTTTTGTATTTCCATCTTTTAATGTTATAACCACATCGGACTCATCTACAACAGATTGGTTTTTCTTAGACTTTTGGCAATTCCCATTTAATCCAATTAAAATTAGTAAAACTGTTATTAAAATGTTTTTTCTCATTGTTTGATTAAAGATTAAGTTTTTTTATTAATACTATTTGTAGGCAATATAGGATTAATAATTTAACCAACAAGAACTTTTTTTAATCAACTTAAACTTCCAAATTTTCCGTCATTAAAATCGTTAAACGCTTGAATAATTTCTTCACGTGTATTCATTACAAATGGGCCATGCGCAACTATAGGCTCATTTATGGGTTCGCCACTTAAAACTAAAACTATCGCATTTTCTGTAGCTTCAATAGTAAAAGTTTCGCCATCATTTTCAAATAATACAAAATGATCTGTTGCAACATTCTCACCATTCACTTTTACATTTCCTTCAATTACGACTAAACCTGTATTGTAATTTGCCGGAAAATTAAATTCTGCTTTTCCACCCGCATTTAGTTTAGCGTTCATCATATTTACTGGACTAAATGTAAAAGCTGGACCTTTATTACCGTTATAATTCCCAGCAATAACTTCAATAAAACTATTTTTACCCAAATCAACTTTCGTCATTTCGTTGTTTTTAATGGCTTGATATTTAGGGGCACTCATTTTATCTTTTTTTAGGTAAATTCACCCATAGTTGTACCATTTGGAAAATACCACCTTCTTTAGCCCATTCAGTCTCATGAAATTCTTTATGTAAAACGCCACTTGCAGCTGTCATCCATTGCACATCACCTTGCCCGATAATTCCGCCACCACCAGCACTATCATGATGCTCTACTTTTCCGTTATAAGCAATAGTTACCGTTTCAAAACCTCTATGCGGATGTACGCCAACTCCTCTTGGAGAATCTGTTGGGGCGAAAAAGTGTTTTGAATTATAATCTAACATTATAAAAGGGTTCATTCGTTCCATATCTAAATGATATGCACTTGGAATAAAATTGTGAACTCTAAAGCCATCACCTACAAAATGTGGAGTAGGAGGAGCTATAACTAATTCTATATTTTTTGTTGCCATACCTTAAATATTTAATTGTTTACTACAAATTTACTACTTGTTTAATAGATGAAACTTAATGTAGGACAAGAAAATAGCTGTTTTACAGTTTTGAGAATATTTCCACTTGAAATAATAAATTTTATTGTAAATTTACACACCAAACACAACTACTTACTTCATGAGTCAAAAAATATTACTTTCCGCAAAAGAAGTAAACATTATTTTGCACCGTTTGGCTTGTCAGTTAATTGAAAATCACAATGATTTTTCAAATACTATTTTAATAGGAATTCAACCAAGAGGAACTTATTTAGCCAAAAGATTAGCTACAATCTTAGAAAACGATTATAAAATTTCAAACATCAAGTTAGGGTTTTTAGATATTACATTCTTTAGAGATGACTTTAGAAGAGGTGAAAAGCCTTTAGAAGCCAATAAGACTGAAATTAATTTTATTGTGGAAGATAAAAAAGTGGTCTTTATTGATGATGTTTTATACACTGGAAGAAGTATACGTTCGGCATTAACAGCGATTCAATCGTTTGGTCGTCCGGCTGAAATTGAGCTTCTAGCTCTAATAGATAGACGTTTTAGTAGACATTTACCAATTCAGCCTGATTATAGAGGAAGACAAGTAGACGCTATAAATAATGAAAAAGTAGTGGTAAAGTGGCATGAAAATGATGGTGAGGATTTAGTACTACTTGAAGAGAAAAAATAAAAAGACAACAACACAACGACAATACCATAAATGAAAGAGTTATCAGTAAATCACTTAATCGGAATAAAGTATATAACGAAAGACGATATTGATTTAATCTTTGAAACTGCCGATCACTTTAAAGAAGTTATCAATAGGCCAATAAAGAAAGTACCTTCACTTCGCGATGTTACTATTGCAAATATTTTCTTTGAAAACAGTACGCGTACAAAACTTTCATTTGAATTAGCTCAAAAACGACTTTCTGCAGATGTAATTAGTTTTTCGGCAGCACAATCATCTGTGAAAAAAGGCGAAACTTTAATTGATACAGTAAATAACATTCTATCAATGAAGGTTGATATGGTGGTAATGAGACATAGTTCGCCTGGTGCAGCTCATTTCTTATCGCAAAACATTAATGCAAGTGTAGTGAATGCTGGTGATGGTGCACATGAACACCCAACACAAGCTTTATTAGATAGTTTTACGATAAGAGAAAAGTTAGGTGATGTAGGAGGAAAGAAAGTTGTTATTGTTGGAGATATCTTACACTCAAGAGTTGCGTTGTCAAATATTTTTGCGCTACAAAAATTAGGAGCAGAAGTTAAATTATGCGGACCGAAAACCTTAATGCCTAAATATGTAGAAAGTTTAGGGGTAAAAGTTGAACCTAATTTGAGAAAAGCTTTAGAATGGGCTGATGTTGCAAATATGCTTCGTGTTCAAAATGAG contains:
- a CDS encoding aspartate carbamoyltransferase catalytic subunit: MKELSVNHLIGIKYITKDDIDLIFETADHFKEVINRPIKKVPSLRDVTIANIFFENSTRTKLSFELAQKRLSADVISFSAAQSSVKKGETLIDTVNNILSMKVDMVVMRHSSPGAAHFLSQNINASVVNAGDGAHEHPTQALLDSFTIREKLGDVGGKKVVIVGDILHSRVALSNIFALQKLGAEVKLCGPKTLMPKYVESLGVKVEPNLRKALEWADVANMLRVQNERLDVNYFPSTREYAQQYGVTKELLDSLNKEVVIMHPGPINRGVEITSDVADSQQSVILNQVENGVAIRMAVIYLLASKIKQ
- the pyrR gene encoding bifunctional pyr operon transcriptional regulator/uracil phosphoribosyltransferase PyrR yields the protein MSQKILLSAKEVNIILHRLACQLIENHNDFSNTILIGIQPRGTYLAKRLATILENDYKISNIKLGFLDITFFRDDFRRGEKPLEANKTEINFIVEDKKVVFIDDVLYTGRSIRSALTAIQSFGRPAEIELLALIDRRFSRHLPIQPDYRGRQVDAINNEKVVVKWHENDGEDLVLLEEKK
- a CDS encoding (4Fe-4S)-binding protein — its product is MEHKEYTNGEVNIIWKPEKCTHSGMCVKTLPKVYNPKEKPWVKPEHATSQELIDQVAKCPSGALSIKKEE